The following is a genomic window from Planktothrix serta PCC 8927.
GTCTCGGAACCCGCCCCTACGGTTTAATTGTTGATTATTGCTCAAATGCGATCGCATTTTTTCCACAACAAAATGTAGGGGCGGGTTCTGTAATTATCTTCAATTCTGAGCAATAATCTGACTAAACCCGCCCCTTCTTAAATGCGATCGCCTGAGAAGAAAGGGCGGGTTTAGGGAGATAATTACTGATCATTAAAGCTGGTCTCGGAACCCGCCCCTACGGTTTAATTGTTGATTATTACTCAAATGCGATCGCCTGAGAAGAAAGGGCGGGTTTAGGGAGATAATTACTGATCATTAAAGCTCGTCTCGGAACCCGCCCCTACGGTTTAATTGTGGATTATTGCTCAAATGCGATCGCCTGAGAAGAAAGGGCGGGTTTAGTCAGATAATTACTAATAATTAAAGCTCGTCTCGGAACCCGCCCCTACATTTTGTTGTGGATTATTGCTCAAATGCGATCGCCTGAGAAGAAAGGGCGGGTTTAGGGAGATAATTACTGATCATTAAAGCTCGTCTCGGAACCCGCCCCTACGGTTTAATTGTGGATTATTGCTCAAATGCGATCGCCTGAGAATAGAGGGCGGGTTTAGTCAGATAATTACTGATCATTAAAGCTGGTCTCGGAACCCGCCCCTACGGTTTAATTGTGGATTATTGCTCAAATGCGATCGCACACCGCTATAACTGCCAGGAGCGACTGCTATAACAGGCAAGATGCCTGTTCCACTATTATGATTTGTGGGAATTTTGTTCTGTCTCTTCCGAGACTGAATCAGAAGCATCGGGGGGGGTGGAGAGTTCATCTTTAAACCCTCGGAGGCTTTGACCTAAACTTTTGCCAATTTCAGGAAT
Proteins encoded in this region:
- the tatA gene encoding twin-arginine translocase TatA/TatE family subunit, producing MFGLGWPEIAIILVVALLIFGPKKIPEIGKSLGQSLRGFKDELSTPPDASDSVSEETEQNSHKS